GTCATTAAAACTTTGATTTTCAGTCAAGATCAAATCTTTTTTAGCCTTAATTAAAACAGGTGGCCAATACACGGCTTGTATTCAGTTTATAGGTGTAAGTCTTACTAACGCAGCTCCATGTTTATTAATTGTTTTGGAGTAGTTTGTTTTATAAATCCCAATATTTTGTTTTTTCCAGAGATCCCTTACCCTGACCTTTCCTTTAAAACCTATTGATGAAAAGTCAATAGCTACATCCCGAGCGCTCTCTCCTATGTTAAACAGGGCGACATAAATATCCTTACTTCCAGGTATATGAGAATACCAAACCATGATGCTATCGGTTTTATACAATTGATGTGGAGCTGTGCCATGCTGATTCACAGCCAGTACTTCATCGTTGGTAAATAATGCTTTTTCAATGGCCCGATTTTCAGGAAGATTCCCCCCGATCATTAAAGGCGACCGGAAAATACACCAGAACGTCATGTGTGTATACAATTCATCATTCGTAAACCGACTGTACCGCTCGTTACCTACAGGCCCCCGTTTTGATAATTTGCCAATCTGCAGCATATCGCAATCTGGCCAGTGTCCATTACCCCCGAAACCTTCCCATTGTTTGGCATAATCAAACATGTGCAATATCTCTTTCCAATTATCCCAAAAATCATCTGCCATGCGCCACATGTTTGCATTTTGTTTTACATGTTCAGCCTCATTTACCGGGGTTTCCCCAGGGGAGATGCTTAGTATTATCGGTCTGCCACATTGCTCAATAGCCTTGCGGTATCCCTCTATTTCCTTTTTGTGATAAGGCCGGGCAATGTCATCTACTTTAATGAAATCTACCCCCCATGAGGCATACAGTTTTAGTAATGAATTTAAATAATCCTGTGCACCCTGCTTATCCATATTTAAACCATACATATGGTTTAACCAATCGCATTTGGAGGTGGTATCAGCTATCATATTGGCGGTGATACCAGTGGCGCCCAAAACCGGTGATTTGGCCCATACCGCCTGGCGCGGAATACCGCGCATTACATGTATCCCAAATTTTAAACCCAGTTTGTGAATATAGGCTGAAAGCGGTTTGAATCCTTGTCCGCCAAATGCTGATGGGAATTTAGTGGGCTGAGGCAATAACCTGCCCCACTTATCCATGGTTAACCATGGAACAAATGAACCATCCTGCAGGTTCTTTTGAAAAGGATTGCCAATATTACTGCCGGGAGGATTATCGTATGACCATAAAAAATCCACAACGACGTAATTCCAACCGTGGGCTTTTAGGTATTTGGCCATATAATTGGCATTGGCCTTAACCTCATTTTCATGCACGGCCGAGCCAAAGCAGTTATAACTGTTCCAACCCATGGGCGGGGCTGAGTCAATGTCGCTTTTTTGCGCATAAACATTAGTCCAACATGCGCAGAAGGCTAATAGCAGATATAGAATTTTCATTTTCATCTATTTTGGCAGAATTGATTAATACAACGTAAACTGGTTGGAACTGTAATCCGGTCCCAACCCAAACATAGGCAATAACCGGTAATAGATTTTATAATTCGTGTTTAAATAACACTTAATTTTTTATAAAAGAAAGTGTTTTAGAAAAACATTTAAAATAGTTTACAAAATTTGCCCGGAGACGCTATAGGCGGAGGGTGTCAGGATTAGGAATAAAATTCAGAAAAGCCTGAAATTTAGCATAATAATTCTGCATGTTGAGTTGATAATAGTAAGCACCCCGCTTAGATCCGGTTTTGTCCTTGTCCGCCAATTTAATTAACAACCCGGTCGCTAAAACCCGTTTGCTGAAATTCCTTTTGTCAATTGTGGTGTTAAAAACACTCTCATAAAGTATTTGAAGTTGGGGTAAGGTGAATTTAATTGGTAAAAGTTCGAACAAAATTGGATGCAGAGCAGCCTTGTACCGAATTCTTCTTTTTGCAGCTTCCACCATTTCCTGGTGATCGAATATCAATTTTGGAATACGTTTAAGAGGAAACCATTCCGCATGGTAATTATGACTTAACTGGGTTTCGTATTTGTGTATATCTATTAATGCAAAATAGGCCACAGATGCGGTTCTTTCTATAGGATCGCGGTTTGTATCGCCAAATGTATGCAACTGCTCAAGGTAAACGCCATCTAAACCGGTACATTGCTTTAATATACGGTTGGCAGCCTGGTCAATACTTTCAGTTGTTTGCACAAAGCCCCCCATCAAACTCCAATTGCCTTTTTCAGGCTGAAAAGCTCTTTTGATCAATAAGATCTTTAGGGCCTCGCCGTCAAATCCGAAGATAATACAGTCAACGGCCAGTAACAGGCGGGTTTGTTTTGAGTATTTGTGCATTGTGGGATCAGGAGTTAGAAAAAGCCAAACAAATATATTTTTTCGTACAATAAAAAATACATAAGGTAATTTTTTTGTGGTAAACCGCTTGCTGAAGCCATATTTTGGCTTTTATTAGTGTACAAAGTACATATAAAAATTGAGAATATTTTTAATTGTTTATTTTACAATTAAAAATATTTTACTTTACTTAGATTTTATTAAGCACGACAACGTGCTCCGAT
Above is a window of Mucilaginibacter ginsenosidivorans DNA encoding:
- a CDS encoding glycoside hydrolase family 27 protein; this translates as MGWNSYNCFGSAVHENEVKANANYMAKYLKAHGWNYVVVDFLWSYDNPPGSNIGNPFQKNLQDGSFVPWLTMDKWGRLLPQPTKFPSAFGGQGFKPLSAYIHKLGLKFGIHVMRGIPRQAVWAKSPVLGATGITANMIADTTSKCDWLNHMYGLNMDKQGAQDYLNSLLKLYASWGVDFIKVDDIARPYHKKEIEGYRKAIEQCGRPIILSISPGETPVNEAEHVKQNANMWRMADDFWDNWKEILHMFDYAKQWEGFGGNGHWPDCDMLQIGKLSKRGPVGNERYSRFTNDELYTHMTFWCIFRSPLMIGGNLPENRAIEKALFTNDEVLAVNQHGTAPHQLYKTDSIMVWYSHIPGSKDIYVALFNIGESARDVAIDFSSIGFKGKVRVRDLWKKQNIGIYKTNYSKTINKHGAALVRLTPIN
- a CDS encoding NUDIX hydrolase; translated protein: MHKYSKQTRLLLAVDCIIFGFDGEALKILLIKRAFQPEKGNWSLMGGFVQTTESIDQAANRILKQCTGLDGVYLEQLHTFGDTNRDPIERTASVAYFALIDIHKYETQLSHNYHAEWFPLKRIPKLIFDHQEMVEAAKRRIRYKAALHPILFELLPIKFTLPQLQILYESVFNTTIDKRNFSKRVLATGLLIKLADKDKTGSKRGAYYYQLNMQNYYAKFQAFLNFIPNPDTLRL